One window of Dyadobacter sandarakinus genomic DNA carries:
- a CDS encoding TPM domain-containing protein, with amino-acid sequence MKKYLLISFLFCLFIVPVFAQDIPKRPNPPRLVNDFAKQLNASQIGQLEQKLVAYNDSTSSQIVIVVVPTTGEYPIGDYAFKLGREWGVGQKDKDNGIVLLWAPSDRKIFIATGYGLEGAIPDAVAKRIVSQVITPEFREGRFYEGLDKGVDTIFKYATGEYKADPQQEENNEGISPIWIVAIVIIIIMLMALRNRNNRGGGGRGGFGGFGGPIFWPYTNYSGRGSSSGNWGGGFGGGSGGGFGGFGGGSFGGGGAGGDY; translated from the coding sequence ATGAAAAAGTACCTGCTGATATCATTCCTGTTTTGCCTGTTTATAGTACCGGTGTTTGCACAGGATATTCCGAAAAGGCCGAATCCTCCGCGCCTGGTGAATGATTTTGCAAAACAGCTGAATGCCTCCCAGATCGGGCAGCTTGAACAGAAGCTTGTTGCCTACAACGATTCAACTTCTTCACAGATCGTAATCGTGGTGGTACCTACCACGGGCGAGTACCCCATCGGGGATTATGCCTTCAAGCTGGGCCGTGAATGGGGTGTGGGGCAAAAGGATAAGGATAATGGGATTGTACTGCTCTGGGCTCCTTCCGATCGGAAGATTTTCATAGCGACGGGGTACGGCCTGGAAGGAGCTATCCCCGATGCAGTAGCCAAGCGGATCGTTTCGCAGGTAATTACGCCCGAGTTCCGTGAAGGCCGGTTCTATGAAGGATTGGATAAGGGTGTAGACACCATATTCAAATATGCGACCGGTGAGTACAAGGCCGATCCACAGCAGGAAGAAAACAATGAAGGCATCTCCCCCATCTGGATCGTTGCCATTGTGATTATTATCATTATGCTGATGGCTTTACGAAACCGCAATAACCGTGGCGGAGGCGGCAGAGGCGGGTTCGGAGGTTTCGGCGGACCTATTTTCTGGCCTTATACGAACTACTCAGGCCGCGGCAGCTCTTCCGGAAACTGGGGAGGCGGCTTTGGCGGCGGTAGCGGCGGCGGGTTTGGAGGCTTCGGAGGCGGAAGCTTTGGAGGTGGCGGCGCCGGAGGCGATTATTAG
- a CDS encoding peptide MFS transporter gives MPSQLSQKHPRGLYILFFAEMWERFSYYGMRAILLLFLLDNISGGMGMNAAEGTAIYGLYTASVYLLSLPGGWLADNIFGQKKAIWYGGIIIMLGHIILAVPAGGFLFFLGLVTVAMGTGLLKPNISSIVGELYPEGGARRDAAFSIFYMGINLGSFFGILIVGYLGQKVSWHMGFGAAAIGMLLGLIVFKYGSARYLVGLGEAPSQRQLKEESVPVSGTNKAIGYGLIAALVIFLIALQISGKLDMTTAQGLAQGAGIIIVAISASYFLYILIAGGLNYVEKRRVFVLIIFYLAAALFWAGYEQAGTSLQIFADRHTERTVAGWEVPSSWFQNFQPFFVLVLAPILASLWIYLSARGKNPTAPVKFAFGLTLLGLSFFVMVAASNIAITGELASPFFLTFTYFLHTVAELCVSPVGLSSYTKLAPRRYVSQLMGIWFVAASLGNLIAGLFAGGFDEKNIMQMPALFNQVAIFTTAFGLLLFVFWKPVKNWMGGIH, from the coding sequence ATGCCCTCACAATTATCACAAAAACATCCCCGCGGTCTCTATATTCTATTTTTTGCCGAGATGTGGGAGCGTTTCAGTTATTATGGCATGCGCGCCATCCTGCTCCTTTTTTTACTGGATAATATCAGCGGCGGAATGGGCATGAATGCAGCCGAAGGTACCGCTATCTACGGCTTGTACACTGCTTCGGTATACCTGCTGTCACTCCCGGGCGGCTGGCTGGCAGATAATATTTTCGGGCAAAAAAAGGCGATCTGGTATGGAGGGATCATCATTATGCTGGGGCACATCATTCTTGCCGTACCGGCCGGCGGATTCCTCTTCTTTCTCGGGCTTGTCACGGTGGCTATGGGTACAGGCCTGCTCAAACCCAATATCAGCTCAATCGTAGGTGAGCTTTACCCCGAGGGCGGCGCACGGCGCGATGCAGCGTTTTCCATCTTTTATATGGGCATTAACCTTGGTTCGTTCTTCGGCATTCTGATTGTCGGGTACCTGGGACAAAAAGTAAGCTGGCACATGGGCTTCGGCGCAGCTGCTATCGGTATGTTGCTCGGATTGATCGTTTTCAAATACGGAAGTGCCCGCTACCTCGTAGGTCTGGGCGAAGCTCCGAGCCAAAGACAACTTAAGGAAGAGTCGGTGCCAGTTTCCGGCACCAATAAAGCCATCGGCTACGGCCTGATTGCGGCATTGGTCATATTCCTGATAGCACTGCAGATCAGCGGCAAGCTGGACATGACAACTGCCCAGGGTCTTGCACAGGGAGCAGGTATCATCATCGTAGCCATATCGGCATCCTACTTTCTGTACATCCTGATTGCCGGCGGTCTTAATTACGTTGAGAAAAGGCGGGTTTTTGTTCTGATCATCTTCTATCTCGCAGCAGCTTTGTTCTGGGCCGGTTACGAGCAGGCCGGTACATCACTGCAGATTTTTGCAGACCGGCATACCGAGCGTACCGTTGCCGGCTGGGAAGTTCCTTCGAGCTGGTTCCAGAATTTCCAGCCGTTTTTTGTGCTGGTACTGGCCCCCATCCTGGCCAGCTTGTGGATTTACCTGTCGGCTCGCGGCAAAAACCCTACTGCTCCGGTGAAATTTGCATTTGGTCTTACATTGCTTGGATTAAGCTTTTTCGTGATGGTAGCTGCATCCAACATAGCCATCACCGGCGAACTTGCCTCTCCGTTCTTTCTTACATTTACCTACTTCCTGCATACTGTCGCCGAGCTTTGTGTGAGCCCGGTAGGACTGAGCTCCTACACCAAGCTCGCACCCCGGCGCTATGTGAGCCAGCTCATGGGAATATGGTTTGTAGCCGCCTCACTCGGCAACCTGATAGCAGGATTATTTGCAGGGGGATTTGATGAAAAAAATATCATGCAAATGCCTGCACTGTTCAACCAGGTGGCCATTTTCACGACTGCATTCGGCCTGCTGCTGTTTGTATTCTGGAAGCCCGTGAAAAACTGGATGGGCGGTATCCATTAA
- a CDS encoding LemA family protein, with amino-acid sequence MSKGLIAVIVIVLIFGFVGCGKYNGLVGKDEVVKESWAKVESQYQRRADLIPNLVNTVKGAAEFEKSTLTGVIEARAKATQTTISADQLTPENIAKFQSAQDQLGGALSRLLVSVERYPELKANQNFLELQAQLEGTENRITVARNDFNTVVKDYNQEVRTFPTNLFAGIFGFSQKGYFTAAAGADKAPTVQF; translated from the coding sequence ATGTCAAAAGGACTGATTGCAGTTATCGTTATCGTTCTGATATTTGGATTTGTCGGATGTGGCAAGTACAACGGGCTCGTCGGCAAGGATGAAGTAGTAAAAGAAAGCTGGGCAAAAGTGGAAAGTCAGTACCAGCGCCGGGCTGACCTCATTCCGAATCTTGTAAATACGGTAAAAGGTGCCGCTGAATTTGAAAAAAGTACACTGACCGGCGTAATTGAAGCACGTGCAAAAGCTACGCAAACCACCATCAGTGCTGACCAGCTTACTCCTGAAAACATCGCCAAGTTCCAGAGCGCACAGGATCAGCTGGGAGGTGCATTGTCACGACTGCTGGTTTCCGTGGAACGTTATCCGGAATTGAAGGCTAATCAGAACTTCCTGGAACTGCAGGCGCAGCTGGAAGGTACCGAAAACAGGATTACGGTGGCCCGAAATGATTTCAATACGGTTGTTAAAGACTACAACCAGGAAGTGAGAACTTTCCCGACCAACCTTTTTGCAGGCATATTCGGATTCTCCCAGAAAGGATATTTCACCGCCGCAGCCGGCGCAGACAAAGCTCCGACGGTACAATTCTGA
- a CDS encoding M13 family metallopeptidase produces MKLASLRYPALALAMMVAGCKKESDESEAAKVPGFDVSSIDSTSKACDDFDAYANNGWKKKNPIPGTESRWGAFGILDKENKEVRLRGIIDEIVKKSDLRKGSEEQQIADFYHSFLDTATIEKQGLDPLKSYLNKIDDIKALNDLPAVAGELQKIGVPAVVGFGVEGDLRNSKINVLYEGQGGLSLGEKSYYERTDSSTVKVREEFVKHVDKMFSLAAWADPTPGQTILAFETKLAKLQLTNVELRDPVKTYNKMAFDGFVKLVPDFDLKTYADKQDIKADSVVVQNKAYLQNLNTLLKSTPVATLKMYTKWQLLSRFAGYLPKRFDQENFRFFSTVMRGTKQQKARTERAIRSTDGLLGMPLGKLFSAKYFPEEDKKKVSEMIENVRTVYGERIDKLTWMSDSTKAKARKKLKAFTYKIGYPDNWKNYSSINIVPNKLIQNVVEASLFANDEQVKKIGKEVDKKEWLMTPQTVNAYYNPLNNEVVFPAGILQPPFYNRNADDAINYGGIIAVIGHEFTHGFDDQGSQFDDEGNLKNWWNAADRANFDKLTGRYIEYFNGIEALPGFKINGALTIGENVADLGGLTLAYHALEKSFNGKEPAPIDGFNWKQRFFLGWAQVWHMNTTDAALRNQVQTDPHAPAKDRINGPLPHLKEFQAAWGCGAGSKMALPDSSRITIW; encoded by the coding sequence ATGAAATTAGCCAGTCTACGTTACCCGGCCCTCGCGCTGGCCATGATGGTTGCAGGTTGCAAAAAGGAAAGTGACGAATCGGAAGCAGCCAAGGTACCCGGCTTCGATGTGTCTTCCATCGATTCCACTTCCAAAGCCTGCGATGATTTTGACGCCTATGCCAATAATGGCTGGAAAAAGAAGAATCCCATTCCCGGTACCGAAAGCCGCTGGGGTGCATTCGGAATTCTTGATAAAGAAAACAAGGAGGTAAGGCTCAGAGGGATTATTGATGAAATCGTTAAGAAATCGGATCTCAGGAAAGGCTCCGAAGAACAGCAGATTGCCGATTTTTACCATTCCTTCCTGGATACGGCTACCATTGAAAAGCAGGGATTGGATCCGTTAAAATCATATCTCAATAAAATTGACGACATCAAGGCCCTGAATGATCTGCCTGCCGTAGCAGGGGAATTGCAAAAGATCGGCGTGCCGGCTGTTGTTGGCTTTGGGGTGGAAGGCGACCTCCGCAATAGCAAGATCAATGTACTGTATGAAGGACAGGGTGGGCTGAGCCTGGGTGAAAAAAGCTACTACGAACGGACAGACTCCAGTACGGTAAAAGTGCGGGAAGAGTTTGTAAAACATGTGGACAAGATGTTTTCACTGGCTGCCTGGGCCGATCCTACCCCCGGACAGACGATCCTGGCATTTGAGACCAAGCTGGCCAAATTACAGCTCACCAATGTGGAACTGCGCGACCCGGTAAAGACCTACAACAAAATGGCGTTTGACGGATTTGTAAAGCTTGTGCCCGACTTTGACCTGAAAACGTATGCAGACAAGCAGGATATCAAGGCCGACAGCGTTGTGGTACAAAATAAAGCGTATTTGCAAAACCTGAACACCCTGCTGAAATCAACGCCGGTTGCGACGTTGAAAATGTATACAAAATGGCAGCTCCTGTCGCGCTTTGCGGGTTACCTGCCCAAACGGTTCGACCAGGAAAACTTTCGTTTTTTCAGCACCGTAATGCGCGGTACCAAGCAGCAGAAAGCCCGTACCGAAAGAGCGATCCGCTCTACCGACGGCCTGCTGGGCATGCCGCTCGGCAAGCTTTTCTCCGCCAAGTATTTCCCCGAAGAGGATAAGAAGAAAGTCTCTGAAATGATTGAGAACGTGCGGACGGTATACGGTGAACGCATTGACAAGCTGACCTGGATGAGCGACTCCACCAAGGCCAAGGCCCGGAAGAAACTCAAAGCATTTACCTACAAGATCGGTTATCCCGACAATTGGAAAAATTACTCTTCAATCAATATTGTCCCCAACAAACTGATCCAGAATGTGGTGGAAGCTTCTTTGTTTGCCAATGATGAGCAGGTGAAAAAGATCGGTAAGGAAGTAGATAAAAAAGAGTGGCTCATGACACCCCAGACGGTGAATGCCTACTACAATCCGCTCAACAATGAGGTGGTGTTCCCTGCCGGTATACTGCAGCCGCCATTTTATAACCGCAATGCGGACGATGCGATTAACTATGGCGGTATTATCGCGGTCATTGGTCATGAATTCACACACGGTTTCGACGATCAGGGCTCGCAATTTGATGATGAAGGAAACCTGAAAAACTGGTGGAATGCAGCGGATCGCGCCAACTTCGACAAACTCACCGGAAGGTACATTGAGTATTTCAACGGAATTGAAGCGCTGCCCGGATTCAAGATCAATGGTGCATTGACGATCGGGGAAAATGTGGCCGACCTTGGCGGACTTACCCTCGCCTACCATGCACTCGAAAAATCGTTTAATGGAAAAGAACCTGCACCGATTGATGGGTTCAACTGGAAACAGCGCTTTTTCCTGGGCTGGGCGCAGGTTTGGCACATGAACACAACCGATGCCGCATTGCGGAACCAGGTACAGACCGACCCGCATGCACCGGCAAAAGACCGGATTAACGGCCCACTGCCACATTTGAAAGAGTTCCAGGCGGCCTGGGGCTGCGGAGCCGGCAGCAAAATGGCCCTGCCCGACTCTTCCCGCATTACAATCTGGTAA
- a CDS encoding AraC family transcriptional regulator, with translation MHKIILLLDFAEAYSKNLMRGINAYSKEFGPWIFCRMPLFHRETVGMEGILKWALEWGADGIIGQLYNNEIEKIVQAGIPVIAQDFKERFTEIPNITGAYREAGQMGAEYFLKKGFNNFAFYGFNNIVWSRERAEGFEAQLRLKGHKVHYFEHKKSRSTELWFYKPSSLSRWLKSLPKPIGLMSCDDNQGQHITEACRHVGIRIPEEVAVLGVDNDEMICDLSDPPLSSIALDAEKGGYDAARLMDQMIRNGTSGYYDIVVKPMQVITRQSTDIYATNDDHIASSLKYIHQNIDKNLHVEEVVRQVPLSRRALEKRFLEITGYPIYKYIFNLRIEKFTQKLLDTDMSVFEIALDMGLTDSKNIARQFRQAKGCTPSAYRNKYMAGK, from the coding sequence ATGCACAAGATCATCCTCCTGCTCGATTTTGCCGAAGCTTACAGTAAAAACCTGATGCGTGGGATCAATGCCTATTCCAAAGAATTCGGTCCCTGGATTTTTTGCCGCATGCCTCTTTTTCATCGGGAAACGGTGGGTATGGAGGGAATCCTGAAATGGGCGCTGGAATGGGGAGCCGACGGAATCATCGGTCAGCTGTATAATAACGAGATTGAAAAAATCGTGCAGGCCGGTATCCCGGTGATTGCGCAGGATTTTAAGGAACGTTTTACCGAAATCCCGAACATTACGGGTGCTTACCGCGAAGCCGGACAGATGGGCGCTGAGTATTTCCTCAAAAAAGGTTTTAACAACTTCGCATTTTACGGTTTTAATAACATTGTCTGGTCACGGGAGCGGGCTGAGGGTTTTGAGGCACAATTGCGCCTGAAGGGCCATAAGGTTCATTATTTTGAGCATAAAAAATCCCGCTCTACCGAACTCTGGTTTTATAAGCCGAGCTCGCTGAGCCGCTGGCTGAAATCGCTTCCCAAGCCCATCGGTCTGATGTCCTGCGACGATAACCAGGGGCAGCACATCACCGAGGCCTGCCGGCATGTGGGAATCCGGATTCCGGAAGAAGTGGCTGTACTTGGCGTGGACAATGATGAAATGATCTGCGACCTTTCGGATCCTCCTTTATCGAGCATTGCGCTGGATGCGGAAAAAGGCGGCTACGATGCGGCCCGGCTCATGGATCAGATGATCCGCAACGGTACTTCCGGGTACTACGACATTGTTGTAAAACCGATGCAGGTGATTACCCGGCAGTCGACGGACATTTATGCGACCAATGACGATCATATTGCGTCCTCACTGAAATACATTCACCAGAATATTGATAAAAACCTGCATGTGGAAGAGGTTGTGAGGCAGGTACCCTTGTCGAGAAGGGCGCTGGAAAAGCGGTTCCTGGAAATTACAGGGTATCCCATTTACAAATATATCTTCAACCTGCGCATTGAAAAATTTACGCAAAAACTGCTGGATACCGACATGTCAGTCTTTGAGATCGCGCTGGATATGGGACTTACAGACAGCAAAAATATAGCCCGCCAATTCAGGCAGGCTAAGGGGTGTACACCCAGTGCTTACAGAAATAAATATATGGCCGGCAAGTAA
- a CDS encoding TPM domain-containing protein codes for MSDSLLFNDEQQERIIAAIREAEKQTSGEVKVHIEKKCPEPDVMERARQVFVKLNLHQTSERNGVLFYLAYEDRKFAVLGDEGIYKKVAHNFWDSTKNLLRARFRNNQFTEGLCEGIEEAGIQLKTHFPYRSDDINELPDDISFGN; via the coding sequence ATGTCCGACTCACTTCTTTTTAATGACGAGCAGCAGGAGCGCATTATTGCTGCAATCCGGGAAGCCGAAAAACAGACCTCCGGCGAGGTAAAAGTGCATATTGAGAAAAAATGCCCAGAGCCTGATGTCATGGAACGTGCCAGGCAGGTATTTGTTAAGCTTAATCTGCACCAGACGTCTGAAAGAAACGGAGTGCTATTTTATCTCGCCTACGAAGACAGGAAGTTTGCAGTGCTGGGTGATGAAGGCATTTACAAGAAAGTCGCCCACAACTTCTGGGATAGTACCAAAAACCTGCTGCGTGCCCGGTTCAGGAACAATCAGTTTACAGAAGGCCTTTGCGAAGGCATTGAAGAAGCCGGTATCCAATTGAAAACACATTTTCCTTACCGGTCAGATGATATCAACGAACTTCCGGACGACATCTCGTTTGGCAACTGA
- a CDS encoding OmpA family protein, whose translation MQAYKDGQKKFANGEYELAIKGFQKAAEANYEPVQTNFLIAESYRLSNRFKESVPYYKKAIEGGITDPNAQYQYAYALKTTGAYEEASNQFSAYAKAANTPLNLQERALREVEILRIANLLRTEKMQVELKDIPLNTAGSEFSPAIVGNELVFSSSKKEKVYKNNGQPMLGLYKVTLAEDAGATQGNPVLFSGDIFAPDANEGSPAFSPDGKTLVFARGNTGKKKGTADVDLYLSRNVNGQWTAPAILPVNDSLAWDGSPAFSRDGKTLYFASNRAGGAGGIDLYRTNMDASGRFSKPVNMGRDINTSGDDMFPYVAEDGKLYFASDGHPGLGKLDLFSATRSQGVISIENLGIPFNSPQDDFGIAFLKGRKAGFFSSNREGGKGDDDIYYFAAPEEPDSTEIARNNDPNDPMNPKNPNYINGKPKKVRYFLAGNVLTNTETPAPLDSAIVHILADTADVQISQLPSNTEGKFGKQPVEEGKSYVLLVERKGYITRREPFSMDGKSIPPIFLTKELTDTTYNVTVKLDKLELNKTFVLENIYYDLDKYNIRSDAAIELDKLVQILKDNPTMKIELSSHTDARATDAYNMTLSQNRAESAVSYLNSRGIDADRMVAKGYGERELIVPNAKTEEEHQRNRRTEFTILSY comes from the coding sequence ATGCAGGCCTACAAGGACGGGCAGAAGAAGTTTGCAAATGGTGAGTACGAACTTGCAATAAAAGGATTCCAGAAGGCTGCGGAAGCTAATTACGAACCCGTACAAACCAACTTCCTGATCGCCGAATCCTACCGCCTTTCCAACCGCTTTAAGGAGTCGGTACCTTACTACAAAAAAGCTATTGAAGGCGGAATTACAGATCCCAATGCACAGTACCAGTATGCCTACGCTCTGAAAACGACCGGTGCGTATGAAGAAGCTTCCAACCAGTTTTCTGCTTATGCGAAGGCGGCCAACACGCCGCTTAACTTACAGGAAAGGGCCTTACGTGAGGTAGAAATCCTGAGAATAGCGAATCTGCTCAGGACTGAAAAGATGCAGGTTGAATTGAAGGACATTCCCCTGAATACAGCAGGCTCTGAGTTTTCACCCGCCATAGTCGGTAATGAGCTTGTTTTTTCTTCGTCAAAAAAAGAGAAGGTTTACAAGAATAATGGCCAGCCCATGCTGGGTTTATACAAAGTAACACTCGCAGAAGATGCAGGTGCTACTCAGGGCAACCCGGTACTTTTTAGTGGGGACATATTTGCACCGGATGCCAATGAAGGATCACCTGCCTTCTCGCCAGATGGAAAAACGCTGGTATTTGCAAGAGGAAACACCGGCAAGAAAAAAGGTACTGCCGATGTCGATCTTTATCTCAGCAGAAATGTCAATGGGCAATGGACGGCGCCTGCGATTTTGCCCGTGAATGATTCGCTGGCCTGGGACGGTTCGCCCGCTTTTTCAAGAGATGGAAAAACATTGTATTTCGCATCTAACCGCGCTGGTGGTGCAGGCGGAATTGATCTGTACCGCACCAATATGGATGCTTCGGGCAGGTTTAGTAAACCTGTAAACATGGGTCGCGATATCAATACCTCCGGAGACGACATGTTCCCTTATGTCGCCGAAGATGGTAAACTTTATTTTGCCTCCGACGGGCATCCGGGGCTTGGTAAACTGGATCTCTTTTCCGCAACGCGGTCACAGGGAGTTATTTCCATAGAAAACCTGGGAATTCCGTTCAATAGCCCGCAGGATGATTTTGGTATTGCTTTTCTCAAAGGTCGGAAAGCAGGATTTTTCTCGTCAAACCGGGAAGGTGGAAAAGGAGATGATGACATTTACTACTTTGCCGCACCGGAGGAGCCGGATAGCACCGAGATCGCCCGGAACAATGATCCGAATGATCCCATGAATCCGAAAAACCCGAACTACATCAATGGCAAGCCCAAGAAAGTACGGTATTTCCTTGCTGGTAACGTTCTGACCAACACAGAAACCCCTGCTCCTCTCGATTCAGCGATTGTTCATATACTAGCCGATACAGCAGATGTCCAGATCAGCCAGCTGCCATCAAATACAGAGGGTAAATTCGGGAAACAACCCGTAGAGGAAGGAAAATCATATGTACTGCTGGTAGAGCGGAAAGGCTATATCACCAGGCGGGAGCCGTTTTCGATGGATGGAAAAAGCATTCCTCCCATTTTCCTGACCAAAGAACTGACGGATACAACATACAATGTGACGGTCAAGCTGGACAAGCTTGAACTGAACAAGACATTTGTGCTGGAAAATATTTACTACGATCTCGATAAGTATAACATCCGCTCTGATGCCGCCATTGAACTCGACAAGCTGGTGCAGATCCTGAAAGATAACCCGACCATGAAGATCGAGCTCAGCTCTCACACGGATGCAAGAGCCACAGACGCATACAACATGACGCTTTCCCAAAACAGGGCTGAGTCTGCGGTAAGTTATCTTAACTCCCGTGGCATTGATGCAGACCGTATGGTAGCCAAAGGTTATGGTGAACGTGAGCTGATCGTACCCAATGCAAAAACCGAAGAAGAGCACCAGCGTAACCGTCGAACAGAATTTACGATCCTGAGCTACTAG
- a CDS encoding deoxyribodipyrimidine photo-lyase, with translation MARRIIYWFRNDLRLFDNEALRSAIDAGDEIIPVYVFDPRQFETTKLGFRRTGTLRTRFLMEAVEDLRRNIREKGGDLMIRVGEPEKIVSQLAEQYQASHVYASKEIAPQETRIESSLSKNLKVGNVDIELYWMDTLVPAEKLPFTIARLPVCFDDFYQLSKNQVSGRKLFEEPATFNIPADFEAGEMPSFSELGVSDADLANAQASSRGGELTGQALLKSVREDILLGRYHHESPELLIDTHLSDWLSVGCLSAATIYDELGTLDTSSSATAMLIRNLLARDYFNWILLRYGPRLFKPSGVTHTFEKQWSNDRETFEKWIQGQTPDEEINHLVTQLNRTGHITLPEREKLAAYLADTLQVNWTWGAMYYESCLIDYKVAVNWGRWNNISGVGKC, from the coding sequence ATGGCTAGACGCATCATTTATTGGTTCAGAAATGACCTGCGGCTGTTTGATAATGAAGCACTTCGCTCAGCAATTGATGCCGGGGACGAGATCATACCGGTGTATGTTTTCGACCCCAGGCAATTTGAAACTACCAAGCTGGGTTTCAGGCGTACCGGCACTTTAAGGACTCGTTTCCTGATGGAAGCTGTTGAAGATTTGCGCCGGAACATTCGTGAAAAGGGCGGAGATCTGATGATCCGTGTGGGGGAACCTGAGAAAATCGTGTCGCAGCTTGCCGAGCAGTACCAGGCATCCCATGTATATGCCAGCAAAGAAATTGCCCCTCAGGAAACCCGCATTGAATCATCCCTGAGCAAAAACCTCAAAGTAGGCAATGTGGATATCGAGCTCTACTGGATGGATACACTGGTTCCGGCCGAAAAGCTGCCTTTTACCATAGCAAGACTGCCGGTTTGCTTTGACGATTTCTACCAGTTATCCAAAAATCAGGTAAGCGGCCGGAAGCTTTTTGAAGAACCTGCCACTTTTAACATTCCGGCCGATTTTGAAGCAGGTGAAATGCCTTCGTTTTCAGAGCTGGGTGTATCCGATGCCGACCTGGCCAATGCTCAGGCTTCGTCCAGAGGAGGCGAACTGACAGGCCAGGCTTTATTGAAATCCGTCCGGGAAGATATTTTGCTGGGCAGGTACCACCACGAATCGCCGGAACTGCTCATCGACACGCACCTGTCTGACTGGCTGTCTGTGGGGTGCTTGTCTGCCGCTACGATCTATGACGAACTTGGCACATTAGATACTTCCTCTTCCGCCACGGCCATGCTGATTCGCAACTTACTTGCCCGTGACTACTTCAACTGGATTCTCCTGCGCTACGGGCCCAGGCTGTTCAAGCCAAGCGGCGTGACCCATACTTTTGAAAAACAATGGTCGAATGATCGGGAAACATTTGAAAAGTGGATACAAGGACAGACTCCTGATGAAGAAATCAACCATCTGGTTACGCAACTGAACCGCACCGGACATATTACCCTGCCGGAACGGGAAAAGCTTGCGGCTTACCTGGCCGATACTCTACAGGTGAACTGGACATGGGGTGCTATGTACTACGAAAGTTGCCTTATAGACTACAAAGTTGCTGTCAACTGGGGTCGCTGGAACAATATTTCAGGGGTTGGTAAGTGCTGA
- a CDS encoding MFS transporter — MRRNPLIVVLILLIFFVISFLTNILGPIIPDIVRSFGLSIGLAGFLPFAFFVAYGIMSIPAGLMVEKYGEKVVLVTAFFLAFGGALLFAILPGFGIALLSLFLIGIGMAMLQVVINPLLRVAGGEEKFAFFSVLAQLFFGAASFLSPLLYSYLVLHVHSGESGFLINILNNLVPADLKWVSLYWVFAVIALMMILVIAAVRLPKVDLREDERMDVGSSFSELAANRTVWLFFLGIFAYVGTEQGIANWISQFLQTYHSVDPATTGASVISYFWGLLTVGCLLGLLLLKLADSRRVLAIFTACAAVCLLSALFGPVKIALYAFPLAGFFASVMYSVIFSLALNSVPRHHGTFSGILCAGIAGGAVVPLVVGGLAELTGLRLAMLFLLLPLGYIFSIGFWSKPLVNNETVSSLRELFS, encoded by the coding sequence ATGAGAAGAAACCCGCTTATCGTCGTCCTGATTCTGCTGATCTTTTTTGTTATTTCCTTTCTGACGAATATCCTGGGACCTATCATCCCGGATATTGTCAGGAGCTTTGGTCTGAGTATCGGGCTGGCGGGGTTCCTGCCTTTTGCATTCTTTGTGGCATACGGGATCATGTCGATCCCGGCCGGGCTGATGGTTGAAAAATATGGAGAAAAGGTGGTGCTGGTCACCGCCTTTTTTCTTGCATTCGGAGGTGCATTGCTGTTTGCCATTTTGCCGGGCTTCGGTATCGCCCTGCTCTCACTTTTTCTGATCGGGATCGGAATGGCGATGTTACAGGTGGTCATCAACCCGCTGCTGCGGGTGGCAGGCGGGGAAGAAAAATTCGCGTTTTTCTCGGTACTCGCCCAACTTTTTTTCGGAGCTGCATCGTTTCTGAGCCCGCTGCTGTATAGTTACCTTGTACTGCATGTGCATTCGGGTGAGTCAGGTTTTTTGATAAATATCTTGAATAACCTGGTACCAGCCGATCTGAAATGGGTGTCGCTGTACTGGGTTTTTGCGGTAATTGCGCTGATGATGATCCTGGTGATTGCGGCTGTACGCCTGCCCAAGGTTGATCTGCGGGAGGATGAGCGTATGGACGTAGGCAGCTCATTTTCCGAGCTTGCTGCCAACCGGACAGTATGGTTGTTTTTTCTGGGCATATTTGCCTATGTAGGTACTGAGCAGGGTATTGCTAACTGGATCTCCCAGTTTTTGCAAACGTACCATTCGGTAGATCCGGCAACCACGGGCGCCTCGGTAATATCCTACTTCTGGGGCCTGCTTACGGTGGGATGTTTACTGGGACTACTGCTGCTCAAACTGGCCGACAGCCGCCGGGTACTTGCAATTTTTACAGCATGTGCCGCAGTTTGTCTGCTCTCTGCATTGTTTGGTCCTGTCAAAATCGCGTTGTATGCATTTCCGCTGGCGGGCTTTTTCGCATCGGTGATGTACTCGGTAATTTTTTCACTGGCGCTGAATTCGGTGCCGCGTCATCATGGAACGTTCTCGGGGATTTTGTGCGCGGGCATTGCGGGCGGAGCGGTAGTACCTCTGGTTGTGGGTGGCCTGGCAGAGCTGACCGGGCTGCGGCTGGCCATGCTGTTCCTGCTGCTTCCGCTGGGGTATATTTTCAGCATTGGTTTCTGGTCCAAGCCATTGGTCAACAATGAAACGGTTTCCAGCCTCCGGGAACTGTTCAGCTAG